One genomic window of Quercus robur chromosome 6, dhQueRobu3.1, whole genome shotgun sequence includes the following:
- the LOC126688572 gene encoding uncharacterized protein LOC126688572 isoform X3, whose translation MAAADSLIGETNALLSKPTHMKPSLIEAGARLFVTRFLGTYISAGRFILLEKGDTIFTFEGDMKKCPLKIVLKVQNPQFYWKIMTRADLGLADAFIDGDISFKDEDEGLQNLFLILIASRDSKSSILKLNKRRGWWTPLIFTAAIGSAGYFLKHFSRQNTLTQARRNISRHYELSNELFALFLDETMTYSTAVFKKEDEDLKVAQLRKMSTLIEKARIEEKHEVLEIGCGWGSFAIEVVNRTGCKYTGITLSKEQLKLAEKKVKDAGLQDRIKFLLCDYRQLPDTNKYDRIISCEMIEHVGHEYMEEFFGCCESLLAEDGLFVLQFTSIPDQRYDEYRRSSDFIKEYIFPGACLPSLSRITSAMANASRLCVEHVENIGIHYCQTLKCWRKNFMDNQSKILALGFDEKFIRTWEYYFDYSAAGFKSRTLGNYQVVFSRPGNVTALNNPHQSFHQNLDSIPKREINPSY comes from the exons ATGGCTGCTGCAGATAGTTTGATTGGAGAAACCAATGCTCTTCTAAGCAAGCCAACACACATGAAACCATCTCTCATAGAAGCAGGGGCGCGCCTTTTTGTCACTAGGTTCCTTGGAACTTATATCTCAGCTGGACGTTTCAT TTTATTGGAGAAAGGGGACACAATATTTACCTTTGAAGGAGACATGAAAAAGTGTCCTCTGAAAATAGTTCTTAAAGTTCAAAATCCTCAGTTTTATTGGAAG ATTATGACACGGGCCGATTTAGGCCTTGCTGATGCATTTATTGATGGAGATATTTCTTtcaaagatgaagatgaaggtcTTCAAAACCTCTTTTTG ATTCTTATTGCTAGCAGAGATTCAAAGTCCTCTATCTTGAAATTGAATAAGAGAAG GGGTTGGTGGACACCATTGATATTCACGGCTGCTATAGGATCTGCAGGCTATTTTCTTAAGCATTTTTCAAGGCAAAATACTCTTACACAGGCACGCAGGAACATCTCTCGTCATTACGAGCTG AGTAATGAACTTTTCGCTCTGTTCCTGGACGAAACAATGACATACTCCACCGCTGTATTTAAG AAGGAAGATGAGGACTTAAAGGTTGCGCAGCTGAGAAAAATGTCTACTTTGATTGAAAAG GCAAGAATTGAAGAGAAGCATGAAGTTCTTGAAATTGGGTGTGGTTGGGGAAGCTTTGCTATTGAAGTTGTCAATCGAACTGGATGCAAATACACTGGCATCACTTTGTCTAAAGAGCAACTAAAACTTGcggaaaagaaagtgaaagatgcTGGCCTTCAG GACCGCATTAAATTTCTCCTTTGTGATTACCGCCAATTGCCCGATACCAACAAATATGACAGAATTATATCCTG TGAGATGATAGAACATGTCGGCCATGAATATATGGAAGAGTTTTTTGGTTGCTGTGAATCATTATTAGCAGAAGACGGGCTTTTTGTTCTGCAG TTCACATCAATACCAGACCAACGTTACGACGAGTACAGGCGAAGTTCGGATTTTATAAAGGAATATATATTTCCTGGTGCATGCCTACCTTCATTAAGCAGGATAACATCAGCCATGGCTAACGCATCCAGACTCtg CGTGGAACACGTGGAGAACATAGGGATTCATTACTGTCAAACACTCAAATGTTGGAGAAAAAATTTTATGGACAATCAGAG CAAAATTCTTGCTCTTGGATTTGACGAAAAGTTCATACGAACGTGGGAATATTACTTTGATTATTCTGCAGCTGGTTTTAAGTCACGTACACTTGGAAATTATCAG
- the LOC126688572 gene encoding uncharacterized protein LOC126688572 isoform X4 yields the protein MAAADSLIGETNALLSKPTHMKPSLIEAGARLFVTRFLGTYISAGRFILLEKGDTIFTFEGDMKKCPLKIVLKVQNPQFYWKIMTRADLGLADAFIDGDISFKDEDEGLQNLFLILIASRDSKSSILKLNKRRGWWTPLIFTAAIGSAGYFLKHFSRQNTLTQARRNISRHYELSNELFALFLDETMTYSTAVFKKEDEDLKVAQLRKMSTLIEKARIEEKHEVLEIGCGWGSFAIEVVNRTGCKYTGITLSKEQLKLAEKKVKDAGLQDRIKFLLCDYRQLPDTNKYDRIISCEMIEHVGHEYMEEFFGCCESLLAEDGLFVLQFTSIPDQRYDEYRRSSDFIKEYIFPGACLPSLSRITSAMANASRLCKILALGFDEKFIRTWEYYFDYSAAGFKSRTLGNYQVVFSRPSNVATLNNPYQSFHQDLDSVPKREISPSY from the exons ATGGCTGCTGCAGATAGTTTGATTGGAGAAACCAATGCTCTTCTAAGCAAGCCAACACACATGAAACCATCTCTCATAGAAGCAGGGGCGCGCCTTTTTGTCACTAGGTTCCTTGGAACTTATATCTCAGCTGGACGTTTCAT TTTATTGGAGAAAGGGGACACAATATTTACCTTTGAAGGAGACATGAAAAAGTGTCCTCTGAAAATAGTTCTTAAAGTTCAAAATCCTCAGTTTTATTGGAAG ATTATGACACGGGCCGATTTAGGCCTTGCTGATGCATTTATTGATGGAGATATTTCTTtcaaagatgaagatgaaggtcTTCAAAACCTCTTTTTG ATTCTTATTGCTAGCAGAGATTCAAAGTCCTCTATCTTGAAATTGAATAAGAGAAG GGGTTGGTGGACACCATTGATATTCACGGCTGCTATAGGATCTGCAGGCTATTTTCTTAAGCATTTTTCAAGGCAAAATACTCTTACACAGGCACGCAGGAACATCTCTCGTCATTACGAGCTG AGTAATGAACTTTTCGCTCTGTTCCTGGACGAAACAATGACATACTCCACCGCTGTATTTAAG AAGGAAGATGAGGACTTAAAGGTTGCGCAGCTGAGAAAAATGTCTACTTTGATTGAAAAG GCAAGAATTGAAGAGAAGCATGAAGTTCTTGAAATTGGGTGTGGTTGGGGAAGCTTTGCTATTGAAGTTGTCAATCGAACTGGATGCAAATACACTGGCATCACTTTGTCTAAAGAGCAACTAAAACTTGcggaaaagaaagtgaaagatgcTGGCCTTCAG GACCGCATTAAATTTCTCCTTTGTGATTACCGCCAATTGCCCGATACCAACAAATATGACAGAATTATATCCTG TGAGATGATAGAACATGTCGGCCATGAATATATGGAAGAGTTTTTTGGTTGCTGTGAATCATTATTAGCAGAAGACGGGCTTTTTGTTCTGCAG TTCACATCAATACCAGACCAACGTTACGACGAGTACAGGCGAAGTTCGGATTTTATAAAGGAATATATATTTCCTGGTGCATGCCTACCTTCATTAAGCAGGATAACATCAGCCATGGCTAACGCATCCAGACTCtg CAAAATTCTTGCTCTTGGATTTGACGAAAAGTTCATACGAACGTGGGAATATTACTTTGATTATTCTGCAGCTGGTTTTAAGTCACGTACACTTGGAAATTATCAG
- the LOC126688572 gene encoding uncharacterized protein LOC126688572 isoform X2: MAAADSLIGETNALLSKPTHMKPSLIEAGARLFVTRFLGTYISAGRFILLEKGDTIFTFEGDMKKCPLKIVLKVQNPQFYWKIMTRADLGLADAFIDGDISFKDEDEGLQNLFLILIASRDSKSSILKLNKRRGWWTPLIFTAAIGSAGYFLKHFSRQNTLTQARRNISRHYELSNELFALFLDETMTYSTAVFKKEDEDLKVAQLRKMSTLIEKARIEEKHEVLEIGCGWGSFAIEVVNRTGCKYTGITLSKEQLKLAEKKVKDAGLQDRIKFLLCDYRQLPDTNKYDRIISCEMIEHVGHEYMEEFFGCCESLLAEDGLFVLQFTSIPDQRYDEYRRSSDFIKEYIFPGACLPSLSRITSAMANASRLCVEHVENIGIHYCQTLKCWRKNFMDNQSKILALGFDEKFIRTWEYYFDYSAAGFKSRTLGNYQVVFSRPSNVATLNNPYQSFHQDLDSVPKREISPSY, translated from the exons ATGGCTGCTGCAGATAGTTTGATTGGAGAAACCAATGCTCTTCTAAGCAAGCCAACACACATGAAACCATCTCTCATAGAAGCAGGGGCGCGCCTTTTTGTCACTAGGTTCCTTGGAACTTATATCTCAGCTGGACGTTTCAT TTTATTGGAGAAAGGGGACACAATATTTACCTTTGAAGGAGACATGAAAAAGTGTCCTCTGAAAATAGTTCTTAAAGTTCAAAATCCTCAGTTTTATTGGAAG ATTATGACACGGGCCGATTTAGGCCTTGCTGATGCATTTATTGATGGAGATATTTCTTtcaaagatgaagatgaaggtcTTCAAAACCTCTTTTTG ATTCTTATTGCTAGCAGAGATTCAAAGTCCTCTATCTTGAAATTGAATAAGAGAAG GGGTTGGTGGACACCATTGATATTCACGGCTGCTATAGGATCTGCAGGCTATTTTCTTAAGCATTTTTCAAGGCAAAATACTCTTACACAGGCACGCAGGAACATCTCTCGTCATTACGAGCTG AGTAATGAACTTTTCGCTCTGTTCCTGGACGAAACAATGACATACTCCACCGCTGTATTTAAG AAGGAAGATGAGGACTTAAAGGTTGCGCAGCTGAGAAAAATGTCTACTTTGATTGAAAAG GCAAGAATTGAAGAGAAGCATGAAGTTCTTGAAATTGGGTGTGGTTGGGGAAGCTTTGCTATTGAAGTTGTCAATCGAACTGGATGCAAATACACTGGCATCACTTTGTCTAAAGAGCAACTAAAACTTGcggaaaagaaagtgaaagatgcTGGCCTTCAG GACCGCATTAAATTTCTCCTTTGTGATTACCGCCAATTGCCCGATACCAACAAATATGACAGAATTATATCCTG TGAGATGATAGAACATGTCGGCCATGAATATATGGAAGAGTTTTTTGGTTGCTGTGAATCATTATTAGCAGAAGACGGGCTTTTTGTTCTGCAG TTCACATCAATACCAGACCAACGTTACGACGAGTACAGGCGAAGTTCGGATTTTATAAAGGAATATATATTTCCTGGTGCATGCCTACCTTCATTAAGCAGGATAACATCAGCCATGGCTAACGCATCCAGACTCtg CGTGGAACACGTGGAGAACATAGGGATTCATTACTGTCAAACACTCAAATGTTGGAGAAAAAATTTTATGGACAATCAGAG CAAAATTCTTGCTCTTGGATTTGACGAAAAGTTCATACGAACGTGGGAATATTACTTTGATTATTCTGCAGCTGGTTTTAAGTCACGTACACTTGGAAATTATCAG